A stretch of Corallococcus macrosporus DNA encodes these proteins:
- a CDS encoding oxygenase MpaB family protein: MDALLGDPLTAANSLYGIMSAAEPQFMEDLRLHWKKHIRETPGVNGTAWRPALKAFSAIEGYWGNSHSDQRIAKVLYGPGHSVATQVVTGVGAAAQFLRDFEAARDEAFYVFFQATSVNELAGVSFKATYYHKDVSSLFEQRPHSAIKAIVSRRVIETAQIMLRILYGNMNMGWGSLYSTRTLSTTLLLAQMHNSALSHYQSHYTGRRCYNQSAVAFTLLTFAYIVAQAWVDKGYEYNEQRWYYFWKLVGSLLGVDSRLIADDHAEAATLWDLFFARGECFGGTPAPYPTTLDAHRIDPGLLGGYSVQPEANLLQWVPAFVVTQLRNVPRWYRYIRG, translated from the coding sequence TTGGACGCTCTCCTGGGCGACCCGCTCACCGCGGCCAACAGCCTGTACGGCATCATGAGCGCGGCGGAGCCGCAATTCATGGAGGACCTGCGGCTGCACTGGAAGAAGCACATCCGTGAGACGCCCGGAGTCAACGGCACCGCGTGGCGGCCCGCGCTCAAGGCCTTCTCCGCCATCGAGGGCTACTGGGGCAACTCGCACAGCGACCAGCGCATCGCGAAGGTGCTCTACGGGCCGGGGCACTCGGTGGCCACCCAGGTGGTGACGGGCGTGGGCGCGGCCGCGCAGTTCCTGCGCGACTTCGAGGCCGCTCGCGACGAGGCCTTCTACGTCTTCTTCCAGGCCACGTCCGTGAACGAGCTGGCGGGCGTGTCCTTCAAGGCCACGTACTACCACAAGGACGTGTCCTCCCTGTTCGAGCAGCGCCCGCACAGCGCCATCAAGGCCATCGTGTCCCGCCGGGTCATCGAGACCGCGCAGATCATGCTGCGCATCCTCTACGGCAACATGAACATGGGCTGGGGCAGCCTCTACAGCACGCGCACCCTGTCCACGACGCTGCTGCTGGCGCAGATGCACAACTCCGCGCTGAGCCACTACCAGTCCCACTACACCGGGCGGCGTTGCTACAACCAGAGCGCCGTCGCGTTCACGCTGCTGACGTTCGCGTACATCGTCGCGCAGGCGTGGGTGGACAAGGGCTACGAGTACAACGAGCAGCGCTGGTACTACTTCTGGAAGCTGGTGGGCTCGCTGCTGGGCGTGGACTCGCGCCTCATCGCGGACGACCACGCGGAGGCCGCCACGCTGTGGGACCTCTTCTTCGCGCGCGGCGAGTGCTTCGGTGGAACACCCGCGCCCTACCCCACGACCCTGGACGCCCACCGCATCGACCCGGGGCTGCTCGGGGGCTACTCCGTGCAGCCGGAGGCGAACCTGCTCCAGTGGGTGCCCGCATTCGTCGTCACCCAGCTGCGCAACGTGCCCCGCTGGTACCGCTACAT